GTCCTATGTTTTGAAGGGGAAGAATCCTTGGAGGTCAGCTCTTAATAAAAGCCCCTCatgttaaaagaaaagaaggtgtGGATAGGTTGACCCAGGGAAGAAAAACACTTCAGTGGGATGTTGTTATTTGTGGTCAGGTGTTGGAAAGCCATGGATTTGGGACCCCAGAGGGTGGATCCAGAGCACTGGGTAGGGATTTAAGAAGCAGAGTTGGGCTTGATGGAATGATTTTAGCCTTATTTTGCTCTCTTTTACTCAATTGAAAGTTGAAAATTAAATCCACTCCAAATCCCACAACTGAAAGGTATCAGGAAGGATGCTTGTAGTCCTGTGAACCTAGGAAGTATTGTAGCACCACTTTGGGGGAGAGAGGCAGAGGAGAAGTCACATAGAGGCCATTCTATGCTCTCAAGTCATGTCCAGAGAGTTCCAAGCACTGAACACAGTGAGTCTATTAGTAAAGCACACATTTGTTAATAAAAAGCACCAGTGACTTCCTCTGTGAGTTCGGTGACCTCAAGGAGAGGTAGCCCCCTTGCATAGAACAAAGAACAACTTGGTGGGTGGGGAAAACAGTAGGATTGGGTTAAAGAAATCCTAAGGGCAGAGATGCTAAGATTGGTGGCAAGTGGGGACGGTGGGCTGATAACGGCCCCTCCTTCCGATAGACGGCCTGAAATTGAACCAGGAGAGTTCTTGCTATAGAAGATAATGGATCTCCTGCGGCTAAAGTGAGATGCAGATGGGGTTGAGTTCATATTTGCTGGAATCTCTCCTTCAGTTAAATGTGATTGACTTGTAAATACAAGAATTtgtatattgaattgaatttgaactgAATACTCAGAATTTTCCTCTAATTAAAAGTGATCGATAGGAAAGTGGAACTTTTGAACTCAAGAACTTCCTCGACTAGAGCCGAAGGGCTTAGGTCCTTAGACAGAATAGAATCAATTACAGAGTGGAATCAACCGTGAAATACAAAATATTGAATTTTGGCAAGCCCGGGCCAGTCGTTCCCAGAAGCTAAAGTTCAACACGAGCCAGACTAACCACATCACCTTTTTTGTAGCACAAACTGTAGTATGGCCGAGAGGAAGATTGATGATTGATGGTCCAGGGTCCACCTGGATGGATTACAGATTCAGAACTGACATGTCCCTCTAGAAAATTTGTGGTAAATGCTTGTGAAATGAATGGCTAGCGAGTGACATTTAAAATGCAGCGGGTGCCTAAATTGGGAATACAATAGAGATCCTGACGGCCCGTGTGCTTGCTAGTTGAATAAGATGATATTTGGGGGGTGATTTTTACTGTTACATCATTTTTGCTCCCAAATGTACCgctctctctccctttcaaagAAAGTTATCCCTTGTAACaagaataaagagaagaggaagaagcaaTTCAGCTGAGTCGGACCGAGTATGAGCAACACTCCCCATCTGTAATTCCCTGCCCCCCACCCCACTCCCTTGcgcaggaagggaaggagagagggaagtgTTTCTCATTTCTCCTTGGGGCCAATCTTGATAGTTGGACTTCTGCTGCACTCTTGGGTTTCTCTcgttttctttccatttgcatCATTGGCACTGCGTACATGTGTTTGCTTCTGCTTGAATAAGATGAAGTCTCCCACCCAAGTCCTACATTCAGGTTCGCCAAAATCCATCTCAGAGTGTGGAAGGCACGATGAAAGAGACGTTGGTGTGGCTAAAGGCGGGCCTGGGTGGCTCAGTCTGGTAGGTCAGCGGGGGGAGTGGCAGGCCCCCGAAGCAGAAGGATCTTGGGCTCTGTGCCATATGGCCAGGGCCCCTCTAGAGGGTAGCCCTTCTGCTCTGACCACGTCTGGAGTGCTGTATTTACTTCTGGGCGTGATACTTCCAAAAATATGTGAGCCAGCTTGGAGCTGCTTCAAGGGAGGCAGCTAGGATGTCAAAGGGATGAGCCCAGATACGTTGGTGAAATGAAGAGATGTTTAATccgaagaaaaggaaagaagataggcTGTGCAGTGGCAGAGATTAACCTTGTTCTACTGGGCTCCCGAGGGTAGGAGTGGAGATGCAGAGAAGCAGATTTTCGCTAAATACAAAGGGAATTGGGTGCCAGGGtctgaaaatgaaaggatttgcttggtgatgggggggggggagatgatgGTCTCTGTACATCTGAAAGTCTTCAAGCTGAAACTGGATGAGCAGTGGTGGAGGAGGATTTCTGTTCAGGACTAGGTCGTGCCACTCGAGACCCCTTTTGGCCCAAGAAGTTTTTACAAGGCCTTGTTCTTAAATCTGAGCCGAGGTGTTTCTGGCAAGTTAAGTGTGTGCGTTCTGAATGTACCAAGGGCAAGTGCTGCCAGAAGGGCCTCAGGTTCATTACGCATTTGATTGTGAATTAATTTTGGAGCtttgcattcagaaaccttttattgTGGTCAGATTTTCTGGGACGCCCTGTTCAGTCACATGAGCCCGTAGCGGGTTGTGGCCTTTAGTTTAAGGAGTTTTGGCCTAGAAGACTTGGGAGCTCACTGCAGATTGTGACCTCTCTGGCCCTAGGGGCCTCCCTCCCGCCCTGAGCAGCTCTCTCTGGATCTCCTCAGGCCCCCTGCGCATTGTGGTGCTGATCCTTACTGCCGGCCTCACCTGGATCATGGGCAGCATCCTCCTGGGGACCCATGGGAGCAGCTTCTCTCGGCTACAGCAGCTCTTCAGTAGTGAGTGCACCTCTTCCCCACAGTGCATGCTGGCTCACTCTTggccccctccctttcccctggGAGCCACCCAGCTCCTTAGCCGGGGCCAAAAAACGAGGctctctctgttttttcctctctctccccatctcatcTCCCCTCTAGCAGCACCCCCCTCCTGTGGTTCTAATGTGTAACATCTACCTCTCGAGGCAACTCCCTAAGACTGAGTTGAAGAGAAAGTGTTGACTGGCCTTGGTAAAGGATGTTTGGGGGAAATTTCCCTACATCACTGAAATCCCAGGGCCTAGAAAAGTGATTAAGTCATTCTGAATGTCTCAAATAAGAGCAATAAGGTACAAAGACCTGAGTAAAACTAGTGTGGGTACCTCCACAAGGGGGCGCTGCAGAGTCTGGGGCAGGAGCCATCCTGGCTCCTGGTCTCCTCGTTGAGATAACGCtgctcctccctcttcccccttccacAGGTCCCGAGAACGCAGTGACCACAGGTAGGTCTTTGCCCCCTTCCCCACGGCCCTTGTGCATGGTGGTGGCAGCTCGGCTTCCTGGCCCAGTCTTGTCTCAGGGGGCCCCGGGGAGCTGGGAGGAGGGCACGCTTACCGAGTGGAAGgctagagagggagggagggagggagggagggaactgCTCTCCCTTCTCAGTACAAGGAGGGCAGAGGCTACACTGGAAAGAGCCCTTTGGGAGTGCTGGTCTGAGATCCCatgattctctttttctcttgcaTCCCTAGTGGGGCATCGGGCCCTTTGATTTCTCTTGGGGGGAAAGGGGCCCAGAGGCATCGAGGGCAGACTTGAAAGGTGTCCTGGGAGCCCACGCCCATTCTTCCGCCTTCCGTCTCTGCCCTGGGCTGGATGTGCACCGTGGTGGCCTCCTTGTGGCCCACCCTTTTTCGCTTATGCCCTGTGGCCCCACTGCTCTGTCACCTGCTTCTCTGCTGCCACTCGTTACTTGCCTTGGGCGCTCTCCCAAGCGTTTCACAGACTGTCCCATCCTGTCCTCTCTGTTGctgtccctccttccccctccctgttTCTCTTCTCCTGTCAGTAGCAGAAAGGGCCTTCTCCCTGTGGTCAGTCCAGCCCAGCCCCGAGGCCAGCCGCCCTGCCAGGCGTGAGAGTGAGTGTGTCTGCGTGAGTTTGATGGGGCACACAGAGAGCTTCGATCTCCTCCAACAAAGCCAGCCAAGGGTGGGGGCAGAGGGCAGGGGTGGGGGAGGCTCCTTCATCCAGCTCCGCTCACCTCAGCAGAAGGAGCAGGCCAGCTTCCGAGGGACGGAGGGCTTCGGGCAGGGACCACTCGGCACCCTTTCAGTGCCCTGCCCGGGCTCGGCCCCCTCGCCTCCCCACTACTTCCTTTTCTACCTTTCCTTCTCATCCCCCTAGTCTCCCGGCCTGCCTGCTGCCTCCCCCACTCCGGGTCCTGCCTGTGTTTGGGGTCTCTTTTTCGCTGGCACTCTCTCTTCCCCGACCCCTCTGCTTTCCCGCTCCTGGTGCCGCGAGCATCCCGCCACAGGTCTTGGCCCTGTTGAGGCCGCTGAGGCTGGGGCAGCTGAGTAGACAGTTCTGCTCCTTGCCCCTGAGCCCCGTAAGTTGACCATACTGTCCCACTGTCTCTGCCCAGAGCCCCGGGCCAGGAAGTATAAGTGTGGCCTGCCCCAGCCATGTCCCGAACAGCACTTGGCCTTCCGTGTGGTCAGTGGGGCCGCCAATGTCATTGGACCCAAGATCTGCCTCGAGGATAAGATGTGAGAACATTGAGGGACAAGTCACTGGGATGGTGGGAAGAAGGGGATGGAGTGACGGGCGGGACGATGGTGCCCATCGTGGGGAGAGCCAAGGGGCGGAGAGAGGGATAggttttctccctctcccccccattcTCCCATCACAGGTGTGACCCTTCTGTTTCCCAGGCTGATGAGCAGTGTAAAGGACAATGTCGGACGTGGGCTGAACATTGCCCTGGTGAATGGTGAGTCCGGAGCCCACCCCATTCTGGACTTGGCAGGCTCTGGAAACAGATCCTGTACATGGACTtagaaagagaatgaggaaggagTTGTGTCCCCCGCCCCCCCCTCCCCGTGGAAGGGGGAGAGCCCCCAAATAGTTTGCTCTCCTTATTCTCCCGTTTCGATGGCATGCCCTCGCTGCCCCAAACGCGACTTCCCGTGGCTCACTTGGGCTGTTGCCTCTGACCCTTGCAGACCTCTCCAGCTCTCGCACTCTTCCAGGACAGCTCTGATGAGGTTGGTGTCCGACTCCTTTGGCTTCTCTGCCGGGCCCTCAGTTACCCTTCCGGTGCTCTGGCCCAACAGGACATTGGCTGTTGGACAGGCTCTGTTTAAAATCCAGAACAAGTTAGATTCCATCTTTGGATTTCAATAGTCCACATGACTTCCGGGCCTTTGCTGTGCTAATCCTTCCCCTTTGGCGACTGTGGCTCCCAAGCTTCTCTCTGggacttctccttttcctctccatctTCATCGCCTCAAAGCTCCCCTCTCATGGCTCGCCTTGTCCTTGCTGGCCTGGAACAGCCCTCTCCTTGATTCCTAAGAAATGAGGATGGGGGGTCTTCAAAGCCCACAGTGTAAACTAGCAAATGGGCCCTGACGGGGTGTCAGCCAAAAGACTGGACGGAGGGTCAGGGCTGGCCTTAACAAATTCTTCCGGTGCTGAGAACTGGGACCGAGTTGCCTGGGGGAGAGCTTCTGAGCAGTCCCTCCCAACCGCCCAAGCTTCTGAATCTGGCAGGATCCTGGGAGGTGACCTTGCTGCCTCCCTATCTTTCCAACTAGCTCTTAGCTTGCTGGTTGGTTCTCGCATCCCAGGAAGGAATCAGggtctcatttctcttccctgcTACTAACATAGTTCAGACCCTCAGCATTGATTAagcccctactgtgtgccagctaAGCTAGGGATACCAAGGAGGGCAAAAGCACtgtcctgccctcaagaaactcccAGTCAGGCACATGTGAAAACAAGGAAATGCTGATTTTATTCACTCACTCTTAGACCAAGTGCCATtaggagagggaagagactggCCCCCAGTCCACACAAAGTAGAGGAATCGATTGGGTTGAAGGGCCAGCTGGGGTTAGGCCTCCAAAATTTGCCCGTGTTGTGGCAGGGAGGCTCCTTCCAGCTCACTCCCAGGCTGGGAGTGGACTTGGGCATCAATGCCCTTGGCCGTAAGACAGAATGGAATCTGGGAGCTGGTCAACTCCAAGAGTGGGAAGGCCCTTGAACGCCAGGGCCGTCCATCAGAAATGGCTTCGTGGAGGAGGTGACTGGAGTTCAGCCTCCAGGAAAGAACCTGGCTCGGAAGAAAAGGGAGATTATTTAAATTGTCTAGGCCGGGCAGGGGGAAGGTTTTAGGATCTTCTCCCAGGCTGTCCCTGGATGGGCAAATCACATTTGGCCTATGCCAGCTCCTGTTGTGTAGCCCCAGCTCTTCCTTAGCTGCATCGGATGTGGTTTTCCAAGACAGCTCTGCCCACTGCTTGTGTCAGTCCGGGGGCCTCCTTCCCACTCTCCCCCAGTATCCACACTAAACATTCTCCCAAACATTTGCTGCTGAGCCCTCGGGGGACGGGCCTAAAATCCGGGCCCCCTTTTCTGAAGGTTTATTAGCTCTGAGTCTTCTGACCAGCTGGAAGCCCTTTGCAAGCTCTTTGGCCCCAGACTGCTTCACGTTGAGGGAGGCAaggatgtgtatatgtgtgtgggcaCCCTCGGGGGTGTCCTCGGCCCTAACCCTGCCACCTTCCCATTGCAGGAGTGAATGGGGAGCTCCTTGAGGCCAGATCCTTTGACATGTGGGCTGGAGGTGAGTGAGACCCGAGCAAGTGAGGCCAGCCTTGGGTTCTTCCCAGCCCTCACTTCCATAGCTCTGCCTGTCCTTCCCTTAGGAGCTCCAGGTGGGTTGAAGGGAAGATCACCCCACTCTGGCTCTGTCCTTCTTTTTGGATCCTTCTGACATAATGACAGCCACTTGAAAGGACATTCTGAGAGCATcggccctgaggtcaggaggacctgagttcaaatgtggcctcagatacttaacacttcctagctgtgtgatcctgggcaagccacttaatccccaattgcctccccccccccccaataaggTACATTTTGCAGGTgcgttttgtttgtttttgtcacaGTTGTTTCTAGAAAAGTCCCCTGTCCCCATCTCTGCGATTGAATCCTCCCTTGTTTTGTGACACAGAAAAGCAATTCATCAAAGACACTCAGTAACGGTCATCTGCCAGTGTAGACAGCATTCTGCATGAATTGCCCCCATCTGCAAAGAAAAAGGGGCACAAGTGTCACTGTATATCCCCTCCGAAAACCTCAGTGGGTTTTTCATTTGCTTAGAGCTCGGGTTTCTGAGATCCTTGATCCGTTCCTCTGGTAACGGGCATTCTTTTGGCCGCGTACACTTTGCTCTCTGAGCTCAGACAAGTCTCAGAACAGTGGTCTGGCTGCTGAAGGTGCCATTGCATTCAGGCACCACAGTGTGGTCAGCCATGGCCCAGGTGATGAGTAGTCTCATCGTTTCTGCTTCTCTGCCACCATGGAAGTGCTGCGCTGATTgctttgtgtgtatgtggggcTTGTGTCTCTACTATCCTGCTGCACGTGCAGAACAGTGGGACGGGAGAGCAGGTACTATCCTGCTGCACGTGCAGAACAGTGGGACGGGAGAGCAGGTACTATCCTGCTGCACGTGCAGAACAGTGGGACGGGAGAGCAGGTACTATCCTGCTGCACGTGCAGAACAGTGGGACGGGAGAGCAGGTACTATCCTGCTGCACGTGCAGAACAGTGGGACGGGAGAGCAGGTACTATCCTGCTGCACGTGCAGAACAGTGGGATGGGAGAGCAGGTACTATCCTGCTGCACGTGCAGAACAGTGGGACAGGAGAGTAGAGGGGAGCCAGCAGTTGTGTCCCTCTGGTGAAAAGGTTCCCCAAGGGAGCTTCCAGAGAGTAGAAGCACTGAGAAGTGGCTGGGGACCCATTTGTCACCTGCTctactcttctttcctccaacTCTCCAAACTGCACTCCCTTCACCTATCCAGTAGGGGGCTCCTCTGGGTGGCCTCCAGGGTCCCTGAGCTAGAGCTCGGACGTAACCTCACGGGGATCCGCTCTCCTCTCTCCCTAGACGTCAATGATTTGCTGAAGTTCATCCGGCCACTCCATGAGGGGACACTGGTATTTGTGGCTTCCTATGATGACCCAGCCACCAAGTAAGAAGCCTCTAATCCACACTCTTGATTCCACCCCCTCcgtcccctctttcccccttgcAGCCTGGTTCCCCATCTccactccaccccctccccagatttctttctctgtctcctgcAGGATGAACGATGAAACCAGGAAAATCTTCAGTGAGCTAGGCAGCACAAACGCTAAGGAACTGGCTTTCCGAGACAGCTGGGTGTTTGTTGGGGCCAAAGGCGTTCAGGACAAGAGCCCCTTTGAGCAGGTCTGTAGGGTCCTTCCCCAGAACAACCCTAGATGGGGAAAGGTGGATAATGCTGTCCTCCACTTTGTTTATCCTTTAGGCCGGGGGCCCAAGGGAGTGgattccccctcctttccctcttcccctactCCTGAGCTCCCCTAGAAAGTAGGCCAAAGTGAAggccattttatagaggaggaaatgggtTCAGAGGAGGTCAAGGTAAGTTCCCCCTGCTAATTAGCAATGACAGTCCAAGTGTCTGGGTTGCCTTGGGAGAGAACCCTGCCATGTGCGCTCACCTGCCGAGCGGCCCCCTGGCAGCAGGGCCCCCTGCCCCTTCCTTCTCcgtcatttcctttctcatggcTACCCCACAGCACATGAAGAACAGCAAGAATACCAACAAGTACGAGGGCTGGCCAGAGGCACTGGAGCTTGAAGGCTGCATCCCCCAGCGGACAGTAGGCCCCCAATGAGTTGTTGTGCTGCCTCTACCTCCTTCCTTACCTCACGGCAGGCCTGGCCTGCTGAATTGCCCAAGTGGGCAATCTGTTCAGCCCTTCCCTGGATTTAATGACTCCTAGAAAAAGCCACCTGACTGAGGGGTGAGAGGTCAAGCTGTGATGGGAATGGAGGCCGACCTGGCTCctgctccccccctcccctcccccaaacattCACAGAGCTCTCAGGGGCCCCTTCCCCCAGTGCCTTACTCCTTCCAGGAATCCTTTCTTGCACTTTTTCCACATCACTCCAGCTCtcttggaaactgaatgtaaCAGTGGTGGGAATCGTTAGACCCCTGTGGGAGGGGATGCTTCCTTCACTCAATCctatcccctccctcccacacCATATACACACAGTCCCTGGTCTGGCCAGGCTGGGCCCCTAACGCATCCAGggctctcttccccttccccccttctccccgAATCGTTCTCTTTATGCCTTTGGCCTTTGCTTTAGGTGTGCCAACAGCCCCCCTGGCCCACTCTCTGCCCTGGTTCCCAGAGCCCATTGTCCTCTCTCAGGCTGTGCTACTTGGTCTAGCAGAGTCTGAGTGATGGTATGACTTCGGGGTGGTTGCAAGAGCTCCACAGCAACCCCACATCCACGTCTTCCGGCCTCATGACTTCTTTTTAGATGTCAAATTAAAGATATATGCaattctttgtagttaatttagAATGACCTTTAATAAATGGAATTCCTAGTTGATGCCTGGGACTGCTTCATACACAAAGTAAGCAGATACCCAGAGAGCCTTCCGGGAGCCAGTGGGGCACCTGGGAAGGGAGCAGGAAGTTTCACCTTCAGGAAATGTCCCTCTGAGGGAAAATAAACCTAGAATTTGGACTTTGGCAAGCACCTACCTCATCTGATTAGCCAGGAAAGAGCCCTGGGCCCCCAGACCCGAGTTCTTTGTCAGTGAGAGGACCCCTGGGTCGGATGAGCAAAAATGGACATTGGCTTCAGGAAGCCACGGTCAGTTTTTATATGGCTTCAAACAATGCCAATCACTGCCCGGGATCTTCACTCTTGAATGGTGGAGGCCGCCAGCCTTCTCCACACTAACCATTTCTGCCATAGGTCCAAAGGGCTCGGTCTCCCTGTTTTTCCCTGCAATTCACACTAAGATTTCAGAAGCTATTGGGTGAGCAGAATGACTCTTCTACCTCTTTCTGGCCTTTTTCATGTAAATGACACATAGTTTATTTGAGACTCATCAAGCAGGTGCGTACAGAAAACCAAAAACACACAGATCGCAAACAGAGCTAGACTAAGGCTATGTAGGATAGCCGTGTATGTTCCGTGTCAGGCACCTGAAACTGGCGCCCTCTTTATGCTTGTTCATGCGATCCCCCTCAGGCAGCACAGCACCACCTGGTTATATGAGGGATATCAGCTAATAGCCTGGCCAGTGGCATAATGGTCTGAGCATTTCTGTGGCACACAGATTCCTATCTGCCTCCACAGGCCTATCCACTCAGAGCTTATGGAAGACCAGGTTGGACAGTGCCCGTGTCAACTCCTATGAGATCAGAATCTATAGATGGCCTGTTTCCTTGGGCCCTTCATGGTCAGATTGTCAAGAAAGATTCTATTTTGCCTGCTGGCCTCCAGACAGAGTTCAAAAACTCCCAATCCCTAAAGGAGTGGAGAGGGACccttcagtcaacaagcattaagtgcctaccatatgCCAAGCATtgacaatataaatagaaaagtgaCCCAATCCCTGCCCCAAAGGAAATTGTATTCTATTGGGAGGATCTAGCACAGTTAAAAATAAGCAAACTTTACCAAgtgggagatggagggaggaaatcAGGGAAGGCCTCTTGGAAGAGGTAATCAAGCAGATAGATTTAGACGTgagttttatcaaatatttagaCACCCCCCCCCAATGCCAatactgtataaactatttgaaaagtagagcatgtgttttgaaaataaagagccttaataaaaataaaataaaaaaagaagtaggtGAAGAATGAATCCtactaaatttcttctatgacacaaatatggttttgaaACCTAAACCAGGGAGATCAAAATCAAAACTATAGACCggtttccctaatgaatattggtgcaaatattttaagtaaaagactagcaaggagattacagcaatatatctcAAAGATCATGCCCAATGAGCGGgggggatttatactaggaatgtaggactggttcaatattagcaaagatgtatgtatgtgtatatatataattgactTATCAACAGAAACAAAAATTCTGTCATCTGAAAAGATGTAGAAAATTTTTGGACAAAACaatacccattcttattaaaatactaga
This is a stretch of genomic DNA from Sminthopsis crassicaudata isolate SCR6 chromosome X, ASM4859323v1, whole genome shotgun sequence. It encodes these proteins:
- the FAM3A gene encoding protein FAM3A isoform X1, which gives rise to MRVAGPLRIVVLILTAGLTWIMGSILLGTHGSSFSRLQQLFSSPENAVTTEPRARKYKCGLPQPCPEQHLAFRVVSGAANVIGPKICLEDKMLMSSVKDNVGRGLNIALVNGVNGELLEARSFDMWAGDVNDLLKFIRPLHEGTLVFVASYDDPATKMNDETRKIFSELGSTNAKELAFRDSWVFVGAKGVQDKSPFEQHMKNSKNTNKYEGWPEALELEGCIPQRTVGPQ
- the FAM3A gene encoding protein FAM3A isoform X2, with protein sequence MGAASLGYSSSSVVSAPLPHKPRARKYKCGLPQPCPEQHLAFRVVSGAANVIGPKICLEDKMLMSSVKDNVGRGLNIALVNGVNGELLEARSFDMWAGDVNDLLKFIRPLHEGTLVFVASYDDPATKMNDETRKIFSELGSTNAKELAFRDSWVFVGAKGVQDKSPFEQHMKNSKNTNKYEGWPEALELEGCIPQRTVGPQ